One segment of Calypte anna isolate BGI_N300 chromosome 4A, bCalAnn1_v1.p, whole genome shotgun sequence DNA contains the following:
- the SMIM20 gene encoding small integral membrane protein 20 — MAGLGRTVGIFGGFLAVLGAVFYPIYFRPLLLPEEYKKEQSINRAGIVQEDIQPPGLKVWSDPFGRK; from the exons ATGGCGGGGCTGGGGCGCACGGTGGGGATCTTCGGCGGCTTcttggctgtgctgggtgcGGTGTTTTACCCCATCTACTTCCGACCGCTCCTGCTGCCGGAGGAGTACA agaaaGAACAGTCCATAAACAGAGCTGGTATTGTTCAAGAGGATATTCAGCCTCCAG GCCTAAAAGTGTGGTCTGATCCATTTGGAAGAAAGTAA